In Haemorhous mexicanus isolate bHaeMex1 chromosome 21, bHaeMex1.pri, whole genome shotgun sequence, the following proteins share a genomic window:
- the DPM2 gene encoding dolichol phosphate-mannose biosynthesis regulatory protein isoform X1: MRPQRRTSWLGLAWSPSASSSLFTTPSGSSYWYGIPLASISPVTPYSGVSPPFVQPFMDSDHGIHQFFLPREYAVIIPVAAGLLLLLFIGVFIMFFMWKSRKHTKKSD; the protein is encoded by the exons ATGCG GCCACAGCGACGGACCAGCTGGTTGGGTTTGGCTTGGTCGCCTTCAGCCTCGTCCTCTTTGTTTACTACACCCTCTGGATCATCGTACTGGTACGGGATTCCTCTGGCCAGTATAAGCCCAGTCACTCCATACTCAGGTGTTTCCCCGCCCTTTGTTCAG cccttcaTGGACAGTGACCATGGGATCCACCAGTTCTTCCTGCCTCGGGAATATGCAGTTATCATCCCCGTGGCAgccgggctgctgctgctgctatttaTAG GTGTTTTTATAATGTTTTTCATGTGGAAGAGCAGGAAACATACCAAGAAATCAGACTGA
- the DPM2 gene encoding dolichol phosphate-mannose biosynthesis regulatory protein isoform X2 gives MATATDQLVGFGLVAFSLVLFVYYTLWIIVLPFMDSDHGIHQFFLPREYAVIIPVAAGLLLLLFIGVFIMFFMWKSRKHTKKSD, from the exons ATG GCCACAGCGACGGACCAGCTGGTTGGGTTTGGCTTGGTCGCCTTCAGCCTCGTCCTCTTTGTTTACTACACCCTCTGGATCATCGTACTG cccttcaTGGACAGTGACCATGGGATCCACCAGTTCTTCCTGCCTCGGGAATATGCAGTTATCATCCCCGTGGCAgccgggctgctgctgctgctatttaTAG GTGTTTTTATAATGTTTTTCATGTGGAAGAGCAGGAAACATACCAAGAAATCAGACTGA
- the ST6GALNAC4 gene encoding alpha-N-acetyl-neuraminyl-2,3-beta-galactosyl-1,3-N-acetyl-galactosaminide alpha-2,6-sialyltransferase — MKTLVRLFLTLMCAAVAAVLYILLCYHTRVQRCCSAPGLRDSPATSSVRSFQGYSRVPDGKPLERALCRHCAIVSSSGQMLGSQLGQAIDKQECVLRMNHAPTTGYEQDVGARSTIRVVSHTSVPLLLGNQPYFFQQSQETLYFIWGPAKKMNREKMGSTYQALVKVMEKYPQLQIYTLTEEKMTYCDDVFQNETGKNRMKSGSFLSTGWFTMILAMELCEQICVFGMVSDSYCREKNHSSVPYHYFEKGRLDECRMYLMHEQARRAGHRFITEKAIFSRWAKRRNIVFNHPSWAGR; from the exons ATGAAGACGCTG GTCCGGCTCTTCCTAACGCTGATGTgcgcggcggtggcggcggtgCTGTACATCCTGCTCTGCTACCACACCCGCGTACAGCGCTGCTGCTcggccccggggctgcgggacagCCCCGCCACGTCCAGCGTCCGCAGCTTCCAGGGCTACAGCCGCGTTCCCGACGGGAAG CCGCTGGAGCGAGCGCTGTGCCGCCACTGCGCCATCGTCTCCAGCTCGGGGCAGATGCTGGGCTCGCAGCTGGGACAGGCCATCGACAAGCAGGAGTGCGTCCTGCGCATGAACCATGCCCCCACCACCGGCTACGAGCAGGACGTGGGGGCACGCAGCACCATCCGGGTGGTCTCACACACCAGCGTcccgctgctgctggggaacCAGCCCTACTTCTTCCAGCAGTCCCAGGAGACCCTTTACTTCATCTGGGGGCCAGCAAAAAAGATGAACAGGGAGAAGATGGGCTCAACCTACCAGGCACTGGTCAAGGTGATGGAGAAGTACCCTCAGCTGCAGATCTACACCCTGACCGAGGAGAAGATGACATACTGTGACGATGTCTTCCAGAATGAGACAGGGAAGAACAG GATGAAATCCGGCTCCTTCCTTAGCACGGGCTGGTTCACCATGATCCTGGCCATGGAGCTGTGCGAGCAGATCTGTGTCTTTGGCATGGTCAGCGACAGCTACTGCAG ggaaaagAACCACTCCAGTGTGCCGTACCACTACTTTGAGAAGGGCCGGCTGGACGAGTGCAGGATGTACCTGATGCACGAGCAAGCTCGCCGGGCTGGGCACCGCTTCATCACCGAGAAAGCCATCTTCTCCCGCTGGGCCAAGAGGAGGAACATTGTCTTCAACCACCCATCCTGGGCAGGCAGGTAG